A window of the Diabrotica undecimpunctata isolate CICGRU chromosome 1, icDiaUnde3, whole genome shotgun sequence genome harbors these coding sequences:
- the LOC140446141 gene encoding uncharacterized protein, whose protein sequence is MPGTICAVSTCKEYHKSLKDQGLKLHSFPKDSTIREQWFKFCKRRGRWNPTKSRICSRHFKDEDFVKGTHKGKLKRTAVPTIRCPSISQHTSNILRKVNNEYIYNSCKKNTSVEDQEIENNLSLISKFTRENSNIEIEFEPNTPEHRSYKPRSVKSIVLKDLSIPIIKVDALEEQCNRLSQENKNLKEKLKKLQEQPASLPSLTDTTGTNIQPRYIIDLRDIRDLCRTCLLKSKHLTPINDNITLPNAQATEIVISKALESILSTPLAVSDNVPNQICETCKNQIIFIATIRYAFEKANAILQLHSTGHLEKQAINKENTIERDNTEINILPQCKVEEADIFEEYINDVQSPEEIDCELEDGVNEDLVADDDPLEPDTSMIYVSKVEPLPLQTDISIEEPPNRPKSPRYSKTRKFKSRISHTCPICYTVLPLADFIPHITGHKALQKYLRGPKNIRKTRYQASPRADTGLLGGEGEILHICYICQKQLKAAEYVIHMNQHLAAGQFTCGKCGRVFKKKKFLLSHIVVHNDDPPYKCATCGKGFVIEINYKCHLLTHKDDELPYTCPECNRKFSNPNHLKRHMTIHTENINYSDKYKYKRCTHCYQSVKTSKSLNSHVCKNPGSYRCRYCQKVFETSTARTIHISSVHNSTKNTSAFCKKCNVTVMDINTHKMSKHPRIKHLCPVCGSYVWNIYAHMYRHRGSRNKRNGSTTYHCPVCRKQFYHRYVLNKHIRIHSGEKPYMCSFCARTFNNQYNLQVHERIHVGERSHVCTFCDKSFLEKSYLNKHMKTHKKGSCQNNFYYPGPDILQDDGE, encoded by the exons ATGCCTGGAACTATTTGTGCTGTTTCGACTTGCAAAGAATATCATAAATCTTTAAAAGATCAAGGCCTCAAACTCCATTCATTTCCCAAAGACTCCACAATAAGAGAACAATGGTTCAAATTTTGCAAAAGACGTGGAAGATGGAATCCTACTAAAAGTAGAATATGTTCTCGCCATTTCAAAGATGAGGACTTTGTAAAAG GTACACACAAGGGTAAATTGAAAAGAACTGCAGTACCAACAATTAGATGCCCCAGTATAAGCCAGCATACATCTAATATATTAAGAAAAGTAAATAATGAGTACATATATAACTCatgtaaaaaaa ATACCTCAGTTGAGGATCAAGAGATCGAAAACAACTTAAGCCTAATATCCAAATTTACACGGGAGAATTCAAATATCGAGATTGAGTTTGAACCAAACACACCAGAACATAGATCTTATAAGCCTCGATCTGTGAAATCTATAGTGCTTAAAGATCTAAGTATACCAATAATTAAAGTTGATGCTCTAGAAGAACAGTGTAATAGATTGAGTCAGGAAAATAAGAATCTTAAGGAGAAGTTAAAGAAATTACAGGAACAGCCTGCTAGTTTACCGTCTCTAACGGATACTACAGGAACAA ATATACAACCAAGATATATTATAGATTTGAGAGATATTAGAGACTTATGCCGAACTTGTTTATTAAAATCCAAACATCTAACGCCTATTAATGACAATATTACTTTACCAAATGCACAAGCAACTGAGATAGTGATATCAAAAGCTCTCGAGTCGATATTGTCTACTCCA CTTGCAGTTTCTGACAATGTTCCGAATCAAATTTGTGAAACCTgcaaaaatcaaataattttcaTAGCTACAATTCGATATGCATTCGAAAAGGCCAATGCGATCTTACAGTTACATTCTACTGGTCATCTAGAAAAACAAGCAATCAACAAAGAAAACACTATTGAGAGAGATAATACTGAAATCAATATTTTACCACAATGCAAAGTAGAGGAGGCAGATATATTTGAGGAATATATAAATGATGTGCAGAGTCCCGAAGAAATTGATTGTGAATTGGAAGACGGTGTCAATGAAGATCTGGTTGCAGATGATGATCCTCTTGAACCTGACACAAGCATGATATATGTGTCGAAGGTGGAACCATTGCCGCTACAAACAGATATTAGCATCGAGGAACCTCCTAATAGACCCAAGTCTCCAAGATACTCAAAAACACGAAAATTCAAAAGTCGTATTAGCCACACGTGTCCAATCTGCTACACAGTTCTACCTCTAGCTGACTTTATTCCTCACATCACCGGCCATAAGGCGCTGCAAAAGTACCTACGCGGTCCAAAGAACATACGTAAAACTCGATACCAAGCCTCCCCTCGTGCTGATACGGGTTTGTTGGGGGGCGAGGGAGAAATATTGCATATCTGTTACATCTGCCAGAAGCAGTTGAAAGCCGCTGAATATGTCATTCACATGAATCAGCATCTTGCTGCTGGTCAGTTCACTTGTGGTAAGTGTGGTAGAgtttttaagaagaagaagttcctaCTGTCACATATAGTGGTTCATAATGATGATCCTCCATACAA GTGTGCTACTTGCGGTAAAGGTTTTGTTATCGAAATAAACTACAAATGCCATTTGCTGACCCACAAAGACGATGAACTGCCATACACGTGTCCAGAATGCAACAGAAAGTTTTCAAATCCTAACCATCTCAAACGTCACATGACTATCCACACAGAAAATATCAACTATTCGgacaaatacaaatataaaag ATGCACACATTGCTACCAAAGCGTCAAGACATCAAAAAGCCTTAACAGTCACGTCTGCAAAAACCCCGGTTCTTATAGATGTAGGTACTGTCAGAAGGTGTTTGAAACTTCGACAGCTCGGACTATACATATTAGTTCGGTTCACAATTCCACTAAGAACACGTCCGCCTTTTGCAAGAAATGTAACGTTACCGTTATGGATATAAATACCCATAAGATGTCGAAGCACCCTAGAATTAAACATCTGTGCCCTGTATGTGGGTCGTACGTTTGGAACATTTACGC TCACATGTATAGACACAGAGGATCGAGAAACAAACGCAACGGATCCACCACCTATCACTGTCCCGTTTGCCGTAAGCAGTTTTACCACCGTTACGTGCTGAACAAGCACATCCGGATCCACAGCGGTGAAAAACCATACATGTGCAGCTTCTGTGCGCGGACGTTCAATAATCAATATAATCTACAGGTGCACGAGAGAATTCACGTGGGAGAACGTAGTCACGTGTGCACGTTCTGCGACAAGAGTTTCCTAGAGAAGTCATATCTGAACAAGCACATGAAGACACACAAAAAGGGATCttgtcaaaataatttttattatcctGGTCCTGATATTTTGCAGGATGATGGGGaatag
- the Hibch gene encoding 3-hydroxyisobutyryl-CoA hydrolase, mitochondrial: MIKQPRSLIRSLKFLLNSINRSMSSQTSEVIVQEVNDKGVLVLNRPKALNALNLSMIETIKPVLKNWESKKSLVLIKSTGEKSFCAGGDVRAVAEAGLKGEKTLGQTFFKTEYSTNALIGSYKIPYIAFIDGIVMGGGVGLSVHGRYRIATERSLFAMPETQIGFFPDVGGSHFLPRLSGKLGWYLALTGQRLKGSDILKAGIATHICDSKDLPQLEEALLNSCTTDADIQNTLNKFSKKDIPPFSLEQVIEKIDDYFSAPSMEEIVAKLERDDSKWAQETLALLRKMSPTSLKVSLKMLELGQHYNLDDCLHMEYNMCLTFLKNNDFYEGVRALLIDKDQKPNWKPKTLEEVTTKIVDEYFYDLPKLKIKM, translated from the exons ATGATTAAACAACCTCGTTCTCTTATAAGAAGCTTAAAGTTCCTATTGAACTCAATAAACCGAAGTATGTCGTCTCAAACAAGTGAGGTTATCGTGCAAGAAGTGAACGACAAAGGTGTTCTAGTGCTTAACAGGCCCAAAGCGTTGAACGCTCTCAACCTATCCATGATAGAGACCATCAAACCAGTATTAAAAAATTGGGAGAGCAAGAAGTCTTTAGTGTTAATCAAAAGTACGGGAGAGAAATCATTTTGTGCCGGCGGTGATGTAAGAGCTGTGGCTGAGGCTGGTCTAAAAGGAGAAAAAACCTTAGGACAAACCTTCTTCAAGACTGAGTATTCTACGAATGCTTTAATCGGTTCCTATAAAATTCCGTATATTGCGTTTATCGATGGGATCGTCATGGGTGGAGGAGTTGGTTTGTCAGTACATGGCAGATATAGGATAGCTACAGAAAGGTCACTATTTGCCATGCCAGAAACACAGATTGGATTTTTCCCAG ATGTTGGGGGATCACATTTCCTACCTAGACTCTCAGGCAAGTTGGGATGGTATCTAGCACTAACAGGCCAAAGATTAAAGGGATCTGATATACTTAAAGCAGGAATTGCTACTCATATTTGTGATAGTAAAGATCTTCCTCAGTTAGAAGAAGCCTTGTTAAATAGCTGTACAACTGATGCGGATATACAAAATACTCTAAACAAGTTTTCCAAGAAGGATATACCACCATTTTCATTAGAACAAGTCATAGAAAAAATAGATGATTATTTCTCAGCTCCTAGTATGGAGGAGATCGTAGCTAAATTGGAAAGGGATGACAGCAAATGGGCTCAAGAAACTTTAGCACTTTTAAGAAAAATGTCTCCTACTAGTCTTAAAGTGTCTTTAAAAATGTTGGAATTAGGGCAACACTATAACCTCGACGACTGTCTTCACATGGAATACAATATGTGTTTGACCTTCTTGAAAAACAATGATTTCTATGAAGGTGTCAGAGCTTTGTTAATTGACAAAGACCAGAAACCCAACTGGAAGCCCAAGACATTGGAAGAAGTCACTACCAAGATAGTAGATGAATACTTTTATGATTTACCAAAACTAAAGATCAAAATGtga